Within Carassius gibelio isolate Cgi1373 ecotype wild population from Czech Republic chromosome A21, carGib1.2-hapl.c, whole genome shotgun sequence, the genomic segment AAATCAAGCTCAAAGTGAAGCATGCTTTGCATGTCTGAACAGATGACATCATCACAATGACTAGAAGGGTGATTCTAAACATCACAGGAGgttacaaagacaaaaaaaaaaaaaacacttctcgaCCGGTGTCACCTACTGTAAATAtgtgcaatatatataaatatatatataaatcataatcaGTGATACCTGGGTTTTGTGCATCTGTAGACAGAAATATATTGGGATTGGAATCCATGTCTTTGTTCATGCAACTGGAGCTCCATCTTCATATACTGTAGATCTGTCACATTAACATATGAGGCAAGCCCACTTTTCGATTAAATAAATATGGATGGATGCATTATGCATAAAGGATGCATTAGGTGCTTATTTTATCCCTTGCAGCACCTGTCCATGACGCTCACCTTTGTTTTATGGCTTTGTCTGTAGTTCTGTCATGCCACGCCCTTCAGTGTGTAAATGCATAACCATAAAATCAACATCGACTAAAAATcaagacataaaaataaaagatgccATGCTGCTCTTAATAAGCAACAATTAATGAAAGCAAGGCATTTATCACGCAAAACGGACAGGACGAATGGAGCGAGAGGAATGCCGGTGCTCGAGAACTGGGAAGAAAGATCTGTCATTCATTGCAACAAAGGACTGCACGCGATCAAAGCAATGACAGCGTTTTGTGTCCTACCTCGCAGTCGTAGAGATTCATTAACTGGCTAACTATCCACTCCTCCAAATTCAGTCGCCTCCTCAGCTCTTTTCTGTCATATTTTACGGTCACTCGTCCTTGTTTCTGAGGCACTTCTTCTTCGGTACCGGGAGGTGTTTGAAAATAAACCCGTGGTTGAGGTGTCGTTTCCGGACTTGTTACCGCTGCCATGGTCCCTAATAGAAAAAGCTGAAGTGGATTTAATGGCTTAATTAATTAGAACATCGATTCAAAAGAGAGCGCTGGTCATGTGCACATCCATtgcatgttgaaaaaaaagtACGGGGCCCCTTATTCTTGAAATGGAACAGACCTTTAGATTACAAGGAGTTCGCAACGGTAGACTGGGATCAGTCATACAAAGAGCTTAGAGAACAATAATTCATCAGACTAATTGTATGACCGTGGTTTATCAAAGTCCATCTTCCCTAAATCGGTCTATCAATTGTCACAGAACAGCCTGTGGGCTCCTCCAAGTGTCCGCGCTGAAATACTAGCGAAGTCGTGAACGACTCCTTCGGATCTTTTAAATTTCTGAATCAGTAGAGTCGGATCTTTTTAATAAAGCGGTAAAGGCGGTTCACTAAAACGGACTAACTTGCTACTAGCACACTACTGTACACTTTTAAGAAATAATCAAATGTAGACATAGTATGCTATCACTGCAGAGTTGAACTGTGAACCGTTTCTTTCGCGCGAAAACCTGTCCGAACCGAAAacagcagctgatgatatgaatATTTTGAGCCAACTGATGATTTGACTGTCAACTGCTGTAGGGTACTTTAAAAGCCATTACCATTAGCAGAAATGTTACACATAAATCATACTGTGAATATACAGAtatgatatataatttaaattatataattttaagtcGTGTCAGGGACTATGTCATTAGCATTACCCAATTACGTCGAGGCGCAAAAGAAGCGCTTAATGGTATTTGAACCTTTCCTGTTTAAAACGagctgttcaaaagaaccgaatcgcgaaaaaaaaaaaaatcggaccTCCTATCACTATGAAAAATAACCACGCCAATTTTTCACATTAGTTCCTATGCAGGCTGTGTCTACTGGTCTAATAGACAATGGGTTAATAGTTAATCTTTGTTTTTATAAAGTAACACAATAATTCCAGTCACATATATCTTGTTTTTAAATAGCTCCCCATCTCATTCACCCCTCTTTCCATCTTGTGGACTATTCCATCCAAATcaaacttctctctctctctttctctctccatgaTGCAGGGGCACACATTGTGCATTACGCTTGTTGTAAAAtccaacattataatttattaaaccaTAACTGGTTTATTCATTGCAGTAAATCACCTTTTGCAATTAAACTAAAAATGATCAATTTTAGTGGGTTAATCTTGTCACTTTACTATCAGAACTATTTaacatagctattaaactattaaaatgaatactaaaatccagaaaagaaaatgttgcagtaatgcacttacaatGGAAACCTTAAAGACAAGATAaagcaattaattaataaaagaagAAATATGCATCACATAGCCAGCCTATTTTTAGGAAAAACACATTCCTATCCTTACTTAAATAGTTTTGCAGCTGTAATGCTGAATCATCTGCTTGTTGCAATAATAATGTGGATGTGGAAAGAATGCAAGGGTGCACATTTCTCTTTCTACTTAAGTTTTTAAAATTAGCAACAGATTTAATGCTCGTCTTTAAATGTATGATCCTAAAACTTCAATAATTATAGTCAAAAATTGCCAGAAAGGCTTATCATATTAATATAGACCCCCACAATGTGATGGTGTGATACTGcaggtatagaaaagaatcaccagATAATCAGTCCACAAGAGGTCACcatcaaattaaaatacatttgttaaatgtgagcctaaatcatcacaatgaaaagaaccaaagactcaaactacttcagtctgtgtgcattgaatttatttaatatacaagtttcacagtttgagttgaattactgaaataaatgaaaattttcaCGACATTCTAATGTATTCAGaagcacctgtttttttttctatgacaTGTTGGTTTTATATCTTTCACTTGTAAGTTGCAAATAAATTGTTAATAcagctgtataaaacaaaaactctgTATTCATTTTagactgcaaagcaacaaaatgtgattattttaaagagttAGGGATAAGTTAGGGATACgtaagatgttttaatgtttttgaaaatctttcatgcccaccaaggctgcatttattttggtTTCAGTAAAACTAATATTCAGTAATAGTCTGAAATATGatcacaatttcaaataactattttctgttaCAGTAGATttcataatttatgtaatttatgtaaattaaatagatttattcatttgatggcaaagctgagttttcagcataattactgcagtcttcactgtcacatgatccttcagaattcattctaatatgcttattttctgctcaagaaatatttgtattattattattatcagtgctgaaaacagaaaacttatcttaatatttttgtggaaacagttttTCAGGATTTtgggaacagaaagttcaaaacaacattgtttatttgaatttgatatatttatttatattttttgtagcattctaaaagttttttatatatgcattttctgtatccttgctgaataaatattaatttataaatacttAATCATTTGAAGAGTTAGAGAGACTTACATTTAGAGGTTTTCAAACTGCTCTTCAACAGAATTCTATAAAGCTCAATCACTAGAGGGCAGTCTATGTTCACTCTATTTTATTGACTAGTGTCTAGTAAACCACATTGATGAGGAGAGGCCATTATATAATGCAGGAATTTGGAATTGGAGCTGCTTTTTTTAAACTTAGAAATGAGAAAGCAATTTGACTTGTGACAAAACGAGGTGTTCTTCATAGATGAATGTGTAACTGTAAAACTAGAAAAATATGTCATGCATATGCACATTTAGAACAAAATGATCAGAATAAAAACaactaatgcattttaaatacttCACagtgaataacaaaaaaaaaaaaaaaaaaaaaaaaaaaaaaaaaagacccatcCAGAATTATCATCCTGGATACATTTACAggcacttctctctgtttacagAACAAACTGAACTGCAGTCAAACCTGATCTGCCAAATATGTACAGTAATATCCACtgttgtctgaaaatgctcagtAAATCAGTTTTAGATTTCTTCTTTTGTGATTTACTGCTTCTAGGGCAGACCTTGTATGAAATACAGTAGCTGCCAGCGAGGCCATTATCCTTCTTTTTAATGCAGCGTGTAACTGGTTCAGTGGCCCCTGTGTGCCACACACCAGCTCTGGATTATGAGCTCTGGGTCCTGTGAGCCTCCCTCACAACTGCTCCTCTTCACTCTACAgtcaccacaaaaccaatcaaaaGGCAGAACTGAGTGCTCGTACATGTTGCCTTCTCCAAACCATTTGGGATTTTAATAATGGAGTTTAGTGTTAGTGTTTCAAACAATCCAACTGCAACATGAAATGTTGCATAACCACTTGCCATTGGCTTTAAGTAT encodes:
- the LOC127942177 gene encoding protein phosphatase 1 regulatory subunit 14B isoform X1, with amino-acid sequence MTDPSLPLRTPCNLKLFLLGTMAAVTSPETTPQPRVYFQTPPGTEEEVPQKQGRVTVKYDRKELRRRLNLEEWIVSQLMNLYDCEEDEVPELEIDVDELLDLPSDVERTIRVKMLLVDCYKPNDDFIAALLEKVRGMQKLNTPQKKGELTP